The following are from one region of the Capsicum annuum cultivar UCD-10X-F1 chromosome 1, UCD10Xv1.1, whole genome shotgun sequence genome:
- the LOC107870799 gene encoding transcription factor bHLH71: MALEALSTNELISFIIYDTISTTTTNNNINLDDENALLFTHNHHDENNNNAYLLKPQDFATTPPLDQQYSSTAVSMPPPQTSTRGRVVKNNLAVAAQGGGGGRKKRRRRPKICKNKEEAENQRMTHIAVERNRRKQMNEHLAVLRSLMPESYVQRGDQASIVGGAIEFVKELEHILQSLESKKFILLQQQQQRGIGTDDGGCDGKAPHTTSGEISAPTTEYFSTPFAQFFSYPQYTCSQIPNKYTSKSKAAIADIEVTLIETHANVRILSRRRFRQLSKLVAAFQSLYLTVLHLNVTTLDPLVLYSISAKVEEGCQLNSADDIAGAVHHMLRIIEEEAATLSC; the protein is encoded by the exons ATGGCTTTAGAAGCACTTTCTACCAATGAACTCATCAGTTTCATCATATATGATACAATctctaccaccaccaccaacaacaacattaatCTTGATGATGAAAATGCTCTACTTTTTACCCACAATCATCAcgatgaaaataataataatgcctATTTACTAAAACCTCAAGATTTTGCTACTACTCCCCCTTTAGACCAACAGTATTCTAGTACCGCCGTCTCCATGCCGCCACCCCAAACTTCCACCCGCGGCAGGGTGGTCAAGAATAATTTGGCAGTGGCGGCACAAGGAGGAGGCGGCGGGCGGAAGAAAAGGAGAAGGAGACCTAAAATTTGTAAGAACAAAGAAGAAGCTGAGAATCAAAGAATGACACACATTGCTGTTGAGAGAAATAGAAGGAAGCAAATGAATGAACATCTTGCTGTTTTACGTTCCCTCATGCCTGAATCTTATGTTCAAAGG GGTGATCAAGCCTCAATCGTTGGAGGTGCAATTGAATTCGTTAAGGAATTGGAACACATTCTACAATCTCTCGAATCTAAGAAATTCAtcttattacaacaacaacaacaacgtgGTATTGGTACtgatgatggtggttgtgatggtaaAGCACCACACACAACCTCAGGTGAAATTTCTGCTCCCACCACCGAGTATTTTTCGACCCCATTTGCGCAATTTTTCTCGTATCCACAATACACATGTAGTCAAATACCAAACAAATATACATCAAAGAGCAAGGCAGCAATAGCAGATATTGAAGTGACATTAATTGAAACACATGCAAACGTTAGAATATTATCAAGAAGAAGATTTCGTCAGCTATCAAAGTTGGTCGCTGCGTTTCAGTCATTGTACCTTACTGTCCTTCACCTCAATGTCACCACTTTGGATCCATTGGTTCTCTATTCTATCAGTGCTAAG GTAGAAGAAGGTTGCCAACTAAACTCAGCAGATGACATAGCAGGTGCAGTCCACCACATGCTAAGAATAATTGAGGAGGAAGCAGCTACCCTTTCTTGCTAA